The DNA sequence TCCTTTTGCCCCTATTTTTTCGTGAAACCATGGCTTCGCAcatcttctcccttcttcttatGTTCTTCTTCGTCACTCTCGTCTCTGCTTCTTCCTCCGACACTTCCCAACTATTCCGGAGCTGGTGTGACCACCACGGCAAGATATACTCCTCCGACGAAGAGAGAAGCTACCGCCTCAAAGTCTTCCAGGACAACTATGACTATGTCCAGCGTCACAACCAGATGGCTAATTCCCCTTATACCCTCTCCCTCAACGCCTTCGCCGATCTTACCCACCAAGAATTCAAGGCCTCTCATCTTGGCGCTCTTTCCTCTTCCTTCCTCAGATTCAAGAATCATCAAGATCACCAGTCCCGCTATCACAATGACAATGACAATGACAATAATATCCTCCGTCAGGTTCCTTCTTCAATTGATTGGAGAAATGAAGGGGCGGTTACTCCCGTCAAAAACCAAGGAAGCTGCGGTACACTACCTCATTTCTCTTCCAATTCATGCTTTTCTGTGGATTCACTATCTTTTGAATCTTACTTCAGTATCACCATCAAACAAAGACTTGTCCTTTTAGTTTTGCTTTattctaaaggaataaaatttacAGCTTTTgggggaaaggaaaagcttttccCCCGCTCTCTTTTAGTACTATGCAGACTTATATATATGTTTGAGAGATTCAGTGATGAGTATATATTACTATTATGTAGGGGCTTGTTGGGCGTTCTCTGCAACAGGAGCTATTGAAGGTATAAATAAGATTGTGACAGGGACCCTTGAAAGCCTTTCTGAACAAGAACTGGTTGATTGTGATAAAAAATACAACAGCGGCTGTGAAGGTGGTCTCATGGACTATGCTTATCAATTTGTGATTGATAACCACGGAATCGACACTGAGAGCGATTATCCATTCCTTGCTCATGATGCCGCTTGCAACAAGAACAAGGTATTTACTCGCTTAAATGTTGATTGTGCTTGTTAGCCTCTCAAAGTTGTGATTGTGAATTACATAgcaactattttttttctttcaattgatATTGATGAATAGATGAAGAGGCGTGTTGTTACAATTGATGGTTATACTGATGTGCTCCCAAGTAATGAGAAGAAGCTCCTAGAGGCTGTTGCAACTCAGCCTGTAAGTGTAGGCATATGTGGCAGTGCTAGGGCTTTTCAGTTATACTCTCAGGTTGGTCTTGTTGCTCAACAAtgtataattttgtttagttaaaaattgTGTAATTAAATGTTgatcatttttttgttttctgcaaTAGGGTATCTTCACCGGACCATGTTCAACTGCTTTGGATCATGCAGTGTTGATTGTAGGGTATGGTTCAGAGAACGGAGTAGATTATTGGATTGTTAAGAACTCGTGGGGAACATCATGGGGAATGAATGGTTACATACACATGGTGCGAAACAACGGTTCTCAAGGGATATGCGGCATCAACATGCTAGCTTCGTATCCAACCAAGACGACGCCTAATCCTCCTCCTCCGCCACCACCAGGTCCTACAAAATGTAATCTGTTTACTTACTGTCCAGCAGCGGAAACCTGTTGCTGCTCGTGGCGTGTTCTTGGGTTGTGCTTATCATACAAATGCTGTGGGTTAGACTCTGCTGTGTGCTGTAAGGACAATAGCCATTGTTGCCCTCAGGATTATCCTATTTGTGATATAAGAAACGCTCAATGTCTTAAGGTTTGTATGAACTGCTCTTATTTGTTACCTACTATACTACCACACTTGTGCAAACTCTCATGCTCTAATCATATCTAAGTTATGCTATTAACAAGTTTTAAGATCAGTCATGTTAGTTGATTATTATGTTTTCTTGGCTGCAAATTTTGATTTATGCTTACTAACTGTCTGTATGCTTCCAGAGAGTTTCGAATGGGACAACAACGATGGCATATGAGAACAAAGACTCTATCCGTAGGTCAAGAGGTTGGAGCTCTGGTTAAGGGTTAATGTTCTATGTCATCCATTTGTATCATTAAGTCATTTTAGTTCCTATCTTGTTTGTATCTAAGGAGTCATTATTGTTATACTATGTAGCAGATTTTTAGGGCTTGGAAGGAAACACAATTATTTTACAAATGGATGATATGGATATAGCTATTGCTTTCCCAATCTGAATGTAATACTGGATAAAGTAGTAAGTACATCATCGTATGTTTGGAGCCTTCAGTTTTATTAGCCTATTATATTCTTTTATGTCAATTACGAGAATGAAAACATATCTGAATAACTTGCTTCCCAAGTTGCTGGGGCTATCTTCTCCTGGTTAGCCATTCGGCCCCTTTTCATTAAGCTGAGTTCTAGTTGGGAAGATTATCGCGGGCTTCCCTACGCCAAAAACGCCATTCACTCTAGGGGAAGTGGAATACCTAGCTTCCACTGCTTCCTTCCATAGTTTAACACCTTTAGACTATGTGAATTGGATTTTAGGCATAATTACTTGTGATCCGTTACACAAGCCATAACTCAGCTTAATCCGTTATACATGATGAGAATGACTTGGTTCTATTTGCTTTAATTTTGAGTTTGTAAGTAACAAGTTTAATGACTATCATGACTAAATTATCAAATGGTCATAACATCAATGTCATTATAATTTAATCTCtatataaattatcttttatcTCTTAATTTTACTATTCTGATATACTTCTCATACTAACTTGAGCGTCGAATTATCTTTTGCAGGTACCTATCCTTTGTGTTCTTTTTCTTGCCGAAGTATACGAGACAAACTCGATTCCCTCTAAGACGAGACCTCGGAGCTCTTACCATATAAGAACAACTTGGATAAATTAAAGCAATTGTTCTTCGTCTTGGTGAAAATACATGCAGGGAGGTAATTCTTGTGAGTATAAGACATTATACTTGCCCTTACAATCCCTTTTAATTGGTAATATGTCATAACTCATACAGTAAACTAAATGCAAGTTGCCAAAATTCTGTATGTTCTAGACTTCTGTTGATTGCCAAAATTTACTCTCGCTGGACGGCAAAGCGGTTAATAACCTTTTCTTCCAAACAAATCATGCTAATATCGTTAATAGTTCGTTGTTAACTTAATGATTTGTTTCCTAACAGAAAAACATTCTTTATGTAATTGACCTTTCATCTTACTCCCTTTGTCCCTATTTGTTTTGGCCTTTGCCAAATGTGCTGTGACTAAAATCCCTGAagcaaatatattaaaataaataaataagtaatccAT is a window from the Arachis hypogaea cultivar Tifrunner chromosome 17, arahy.Tifrunner.gnm2.J5K5, whole genome shotgun sequence genome containing:
- the LOC112764498 gene encoding cysteine proteinase COT44 isoform X3, giving the protein MPMVLLPLFFRETMASHIFSLLLMFFFVTLVSASSSDTSQLFRSWCDHHGKIYSSDEERSYRLKVFQDNYDYVQRHNQMANSPYTLSLNAFADLTHQEFKASHLGALSSSFLRFKNHQDHQSRYHNDNDNDNNILRQVPSSIDWRNEGAVTPVKNQGSCGACWAFSATGAIEGINKIVTGTLESLSEQELVDCDKKYNSGCEGGLMDYAYQFVIDNHGIDTESDYPFLAHDAACNKNKMKRRVVTIDGYTDVLPSNEKKLLEAVATQPVSVGICGSARAFQLYSQGIFTGPCSTALDHAVLIVGYGSENGVDYWIVKNSWGTSWGMNGYIHMVRNNGSQGICGINMLASYPTKTTPNPPPPPPPGPTKCNLFTYCPAAETCCCSWRVLGLCLSYKCCGLDSAVCCKDNSHCCPQDYPICDIRNAQCLKRVSNGTTTMAYENKDSIRRSRDF
- the LOC112764498 gene encoding cysteine proteinase COT44 isoform X2 gives rise to the protein MPMVLLPLFFRETMASHIFSLLLMFFFVTLVSASSSDTSQLFRSWCDHHGKIYSSDEERSYRLKVFQDNYDYVQRHNQMANSPYTLSLNAFADLTHQEFKASHLGALSSSFLRFKNHQDHQSRYHNDNDNDNNILRQVPSSIDWRNEGAVTPVKNQGSCGACWAFSATGAIEGINKIVTGTLESLSEQELVDCDKKYNSGCEGGLMDYAYQFVIDNHGIDTESDYPFLAHDAACNKNKMKRRVVTIDGYTDVLPSNEKKLLEAVATQPVSVGICGSARAFQLYSQGIFTGPCSTALDHAVLIVGYGSENGVDYWIVKNSWGTSWGMNGYIHMVRNNGSQGICGINMLASYPTKTTPNPPPPPPPGPTKCNLFTYCPAAETCCCSWRVLGLCLSYKCCGLDSAVCCKDNSHCCPQDYPICDIRNAQCLKRVSNGTTTMAYENKDSIRRSRGWSSG
- the LOC112764498 gene encoding cysteine proteinase COT44 isoform X1 yields the protein MPMVLLPLFFRETMASHIFSLLLMFFFVTLVSASSSDTSQLFRSWCDHHGKIYSSDEERSYRLKVFQDNYDYVQRHNQMANSPYTLSLNAFADLTHQEFKASHLGALSSSFLRFKNHQDHQSRYHNDNDNDNNILRQVPSSIDWRNEGAVTPVKNQGSCGACWAFSATGAIEGINKIVTGTLESLSEQELVDCDKKYNSGCEGGLMDYAYQFVIDNHGIDTESDYPFLAHDAACNKNKMKRRVVTIDGYTDVLPSNEKKLLEAVATQPVSVGICGSARAFQLYSQGIFTGPCSTALDHAVLIVGYGSENGVDYWIVKNSWGTSWGMNGYIHMVRNNGSQGICGINMLASYPTKTTPNPPPPPPPGPTKCNLFTYCPAAETCCCSWRVLGLCLSYKCCGLDSAVCCKDNSHCCPQDYPICDIRNAQCLKRVSNGTTTMAYENKDSIRRSRGTYPLCSFSCRSIRDKLDSL